A DNA window from Nitrospinota bacterium contains the following coding sequences:
- the rdgB gene encoding RdgB/HAM1 family non-canonical purine NTP pyrophosphatase, with protein sequence MKNYKFVTGNPNKVREACEILSLDLEPVQVDGLVEIQSPDLDVVVRHKALQAYSALNCPVMVEDSGLLFHAWNGLPGALVKWFEETVGCEGMLKMVEGFPDRGATAVCCFAVYDGKNIMVARGDVRGTIADSIRGQNGFGWDVIFVPEGHERTYGEMASQEKNAISHRKQALDELKEILK encoded by the coding sequence TTGAAGAATTATAAATTTGTAACGGGTAACCCCAATAAGGTTCGGGAGGCTTGTGAAATTCTAAGTCTTGATCTTGAGCCTGTTCAAGTTGATGGTCTTGTTGAAATCCAGTCCCCGGACTTGGACGTAGTCGTAAGACATAAAGCTCTTCAGGCATACTCTGCATTAAACTGTCCGGTAATGGTGGAGGATTCCGGCCTATTGTTCCATGCATGGAATGGCCTGCCCGGTGCATTGGTAAAATGGTTTGAAGAAACGGTAGGGTGTGAGGGCATGTTGAAAATGGTTGAAGGGTTCCCGGATCGTGGGGCGACTGCGGTCTGCTGTTTCGCTGTTTATGATGGCAAGAATATCATGGTTGCACGAGGTGACGTTCGAGGCACAATTGCAGATAGTATTCGCGGACAAAACGGATTTGGTTGGGATGTAATCTTTGTGCCGGAAGGTCATGAACGAACTTATGGAGAAATGGCTTCTCAGGAAAAAAATGCCATTTCTCATAGAAAACAGGCATTAGACGAATTGAAGGAAATTTTAAAGTAA
- a CDS encoding DUF1566 domain-containing protein has translation MSSDNNIFIDNGDGTVTSKAHNLMWCKADSMIDLKKWVNYQESVDYVRGLNDNKFAGYEDWRLPSKDEMATLYDKSFENSDQFGKTIHISDQFASGGGFSMIAQQVPGRMRVFVLNIRDGEFSHPDGLWTLTEAARAVRSL, from the coding sequence ATGAGTTCTGATAACAATATTTTTATTGATAATGGAGATGGTACTGTCACCTCTAAAGCTCACAACCTGATGTGGTGTAAAGCCGACTCAATGATTGATTTGAAGAAATGGGTCAATTATCAGGAGAGCGTTGATTATGTAAGAGGGTTGAACGACAATAAATTTGCCGGATATGAGGATTGGAGACTCCCTTCTAAAGATGAAATGGCAACTCTGTATGATAAAAGTTTTGAAAATTCGGACCAGTTTGGCAAAACCATCCATATTAGTGATCAATTTGCCTCTGGTGGGGGATTTTCCATGATTGCTCAACAGGTGCCTGGCCGTATGCGTGTTTTTGTATTAAATATTCGTGACGGGGAGTTTAGTCATCCAGATGGACTGTGGACTTTGACTGAAGCGGCAAGAGCAGTCCGCTCTCTTTAA